From Bradyrhizobium sp. AZCC 1610:
GGTCGTCGGCGGCAAGCTGACCGGCGCCATCCTCACCGACCCCGGCTTCGGCTACACCGCTGCTCCGGCAGTGACGGTCGCGGGTGCGGGCACGGGCGCCACCATCACTGCCGTTCTCGGCCACGTCGCCAACCCGGTTGGTGTCGCGATGGCCTCGATCGTCGATCGCCTCCGCGCGGTGGCGTTCCTCGACGGCCCCGGCACGAACTACGCCGACGCGGTCCAGTACCGCCAGGACTACGGTTCGCAGCGCATCGCGATCGTAGACCCCGGCGTTCTGAGCTGGGACACCGAGACCTCGGTCTACGTGCAGAAGCCGGCCTCGGCCTACGCCGCCGGCATCCAGGCGCGCATCGATGAAGAGAAGGGCTTCTGGTACTCGTTCTCGAACGAGGTGATCCAGAACATCGGCGGCCCCGCCCGTCCGGTGGACTTCATGCCGAACGATCGCGACTGCGAAGCGAACATGCTCAACGCAGCCCAGATCACGACCATCGTCCACGACGACGGCTTCCGCTTCTGGGGTGTTCGCGGCACGGGCACTGACCCGCTGTGGGCGCACCTGTCGGTCCGCCGCACTGCGGACATGGTGTACGAGAGCCTGGAGCGCGCTGAGCGTTCGCGCCTCGACAAGCCGTTCAGCAAGCAGCTGCTGCTGGGCATCACCGAGGACGTCAACTCCTACCTGCGACTGCTGAAGTCGCGCGGCGCTCTGATCGGCGGCAAGTGCTGGATCGACCCGACCATCAACACCCCGGCGACCTTCGCCAACGGTGAACTGTCGGTCGACTTCGATCTCGAGCCCCCGGCGCTGCTGGAGCACCTGCAGTTCCGCGCTCGACGCAATCCGCAGTACTACACCGACTTCATCGAAGAGTTCACCCGTTCGCTCGCGAGCGGCAACCGCTAATCCCGGCCGAACTCACCCACATCCACCACCAATGAGCTTGGTCATGAGCCGCTCGTCCCTCACGGGGCGGGCGCGCTCTGGCTTGGCCGGAGACATAAATGAGCAATCTTCGCGACTCCAACATTTTCCAGGACTTCACGGTCTGGATCCGGGACCAGGGCAAGATCGGCGAGTCGCCGAACTTCCAGCCCCCGGAAATCAACATGCAGACGGAAGAGTTCCGTGGCGGCGGCATGGACGGCACGGTCGAGATCCCGATGGGCATCGAAAAGATCGAGTTCGATTTCGAGCTTCATACCTGGGACGAGCAGGTCTGGACCCAGCTCGGCTACGGCCCGGGTTCGCTCGACGTTCCGATCTTCTTCCGTGGCTACCTCATCAGCGCCAGCGGTGCCGAGAAGGGCGTCCTCATCGCGACCCGCTGCCTGATCAAGTCGATCAAGCCCAGCAAGGTCGAGCCCGGCAAGAAGGCCAGCCTCTCGGTCCACGTTTCGGCGAACTACTACCGCCACGAGGTCGAGGGCCGCGTCCTCACCGAGATCGACATCTTCAACCGCGTGACCATCATCGACGG
This genomic window contains:
- a CDS encoding phage tail sheath subtilisin-like domain-containing protein — protein: MGEHYVTVQYLHGIETIELDSPSGPVQTVKSNVIGLVGTAPDADPDLFPLNTPVPVFADALKAGQLKSAGTLLDGVDAIFSQKSAVIVVTRVAEGQSQEETWSNAIGSPSGKTGIWSLLKARPMLRVIPKLLVAPGLTSGRPTNGVANLNITEDGQDYVLSSTTITIAPPAAGGRQAKAVPQVVGGKLTGAILTDPGFGYTAAPAVTVAGAGTGATITAVLGHVANPVGVAMASIVDRLRAVAFLDGPGTNYADAVQYRQDYGSQRIAIVDPGVLSWDTETSVYVQKPASAYAAGIQARIDEEKGFWYSFSNEVIQNIGGPARPVDFMPNDRDCEANMLNAAQITTIVHDDGFRFWGVRGTGTDPLWAHLSVRRTADMVYESLERAERSRLDKPFSKQLLLGITEDVNSYLRLLKSRGALIGGKCWIDPTINTPATFANGELSVDFDLEPPALLEHLQFRARRNPQYYTDFIEEFTRSLASGNR
- a CDS encoding phage major tail tube protein, which translates into the protein MSNLRDSNIFQDFTVWIRDQGKIGESPNFQPPEINMQTEEFRGGGMDGTVEIPMGIEKIEFDFELHTWDEQVWTQLGYGPGSLDVPIFFRGYLISASGAEKGVLIATRCLIKSIKPSKVEPGKKASLSVHVSANYYRHEVEGRVLTEIDIFNRVTIIDGEDKSARARDILFGLS